Proteins encoded within one genomic window of Hermetia illucens chromosome 2, iHerIll2.2.curated.20191125, whole genome shotgun sequence:
- the LOC119648548 gene encoding uncharacterized protein LOC119648548, protein MYNSIFDADDHIVQAQTKQNKNPRPKVQMLHLFICSNHNSRHAVHGESDTLPDKAGASKTPQSKLLRYHTTGIASKQQLLRHMLSSGSGGWLVDVVSIVTSLQPRWGCGDVGSSNSNIVLVLQDGMIAHSALRAEIPRRLVCRLAGTLAYTYSTHAVIYGERVVTSPLARAGVRDCTVVPGVAKKIVWPDR, encoded by the exons ATGTATAATAGCATTTTCGATGCAGATGATCACATCGTTCAGGCTCAGACAAAGCAGAATAAAAACCCCCGCCCCAAAGTCCAAATGTTACATCTCTTCATCTGCAGTAACCACAACAGCCGTCACGCAGTCCACGGAGAATCTGATACGCTACCCGATAAAGCTGGGGCCAGCAAAACGCCACAGTCAAAGCTACTACGCTACCATACTACGGGTATAGCGTCGAAGCAACAACTACTAC GTCATATGTTAAGCAGTGGTAGCGGCGGTTGGCTTGTCGATGTGGTGTCGATTGTTACATCTTTACAACCCCGATGGGGCTGCGGCGACGTGGGGTCATCAAATAGCAACATTGTCCTAGTCCTGCAGGACGGCATGATTGCCCACTCAGCCCTGCGAGCCGAAATACCACGGCGACTAGTGTGCAGATTAGCCGGAACTCTTGCATATACGTATTCCACACATGCCGTAATTTATGGAGAACGAGTAGTGACTAG TCCTCTTGCGCGGGCTGGCGTACGCGATTGTACCGTAGTGCCAGGAGTAGCAAAAAAGATTGTTTGGCCGGATAGATGA